Within the Pseudomonas guangdongensis genome, the region GCGCAGCGCTCCGCCGGGGACGCCGCTGCTGATCGACGGCCAGCGCGTGCCGCTGGTCGGTCGGGTGTCCATGGACATGCTCACCGTCGACCTGTCGGCGGTGCCGCAGGCCCGGGTCGGCACGCCCGTGGAACTGTGGGGCGCCGGCCTGCCGGTCGACGAGGTGGCCGCCGCCTGCGGCACCATCGGTTACGAGCTGCTCAGCCAACTGGCCGCCCGGGTGCCGCGCCGCCACCGCTACTGAGAGGCCGCCCTCCGCGGTGCGCCGGCAGACAGGGGATGCAACTTGCCGACGCCTGGCGGATAATGCGCGCTATGTATATCCATACAGCCAAAAGACCCCGCCGATGACGCCGCCGCCGACCCTGATCTACATCCACGGTTTCAACAGCTCGCCCGCTTCGCACAAGGCGCGCGAGCTGCTCGCCGCTGCGACGCGGCTGGGGCTGGCCGGGCAGCTGCGGGTGCCGGCGCTGCACCACGATCCGCGCCGCGCCATCGACCAACTGCAGGCGCTGCTCGCCGAGGCGGCGTGCCCGGTGCTGGTCGGCAGTTCCCTCGGCGGCTACTATGCGACCTTTCTCGCCGAGCGCCACGGCCTCAAGGCCCTGCTGATCAACCCGGCGGTGCGCGTACAGCGCTACTTCGAGCGCTATCTCGGCGCGCAGCGCAAC harbors:
- a CDS encoding YqiA/YcfP family alpha/beta fold hydrolase yields the protein MTPPPTLIYIHGFNSSPASHKARELLAAATRLGLAGQLRVPALHHDPRRAIDQLQALLAEAACPVLVGSSLGGYYATFLAERHGLKALLINPAVRVQRYFERYLGAQRNFYSGECWELTAEHVAALAALEVPPPRDLARFVVWLQTGDETLDYRDAADYYRHCTVQIEDGGDHGYQGFAARIPELLAFAGLTHA